A portion of the Faecalibacterium sp. I3-3-89 genome contains these proteins:
- the cas2e gene encoding type I-E CRISPR-associated endoribonuclease Cas2e, whose protein sequence is MTNCPPKLRGDLSKWLCEINTGVYVGNVSSRVRDALWERVCQNLKNGQATMVFTTAGEQRMDFRTHNTTWEMVDFDGIKLMRRPLPQMEQNQLDLKPGFSKAAQWQAARKAGRTQRGRADYTVIDLETTGLKAASDAIIEYGALRVRDGVPVEELTMLVCGVEKVPAEITALTGLSAAELQQGTEPREALQRFLTFLGKDPLVGHNIAFDLEFLRMACKQYGFPILTNHQTDLAQLARRKLSRVANYKLATLAQHFQLAEKVEHRALPDCRLIQQVYCKLKETAVQ, encoded by the coding sequence ATGACGAACTGCCCGCCGAAGCTGCGCGGGGATCTGTCCAAGTGGCTGTGCGAGATCAACACCGGCGTCTATGTGGGCAACGTGAGCAGCCGGGTGCGGGATGCGCTGTGGGAGCGGGTGTGCCAGAACCTGAAAAACGGGCAGGCGACAATGGTGTTCACAACGGCGGGAGAACAGAGGATGGACTTCCGCACCCACAATACCACATGGGAGATGGTGGATTTTGACGGCATCAAACTGATGCGGCGGCCGCTGCCGCAGATGGAGCAGAACCAGCTGGATCTGAAGCCCGGGTTCAGCAAGGCAGCGCAGTGGCAGGCGGCGCGGAAAGCGGGCAGAACGCAGCGGGGCAGAGCGGATTACACCGTGATCGATCTGGAGACCACCGGACTGAAAGCCGCGTCGGACGCCATCATTGAGTATGGAGCGCTGCGGGTACGGGATGGCGTGCCGGTGGAGGAGCTGACGATGCTGGTCTGCGGGGTGGAAAAAGTCCCGGCAGAGATCACGGCGCTGACCGGCCTCAGCGCTGCGGAGCTGCAGCAGGGAACAGAGCCTCGGGAAGCATTGCAGCGCTTTTTGACCTTCCTTGGCAAAGACCCGCTGGTGGGGCACAACATTGCCTTTGATCTGGAGTTCCTCCGCATGGCCTGCAAGCAGTATGGTTTCCCGATATTGACCAACCATCAGACGGACCTTGCACAGCTCGCCCGCAGAAAGCTTTCAAGGGTCGCAAACTATAAGCTGGCAACGCTGGCGCAGCATTTTCAGCTGGCAGAAAAGGTGGAGCATCGCGCTCTGCCGGATTGCCGCCTGATCCAGCAGGTCTATTGCAAACTGAAGGAAACGGCAGTACAATAG
- the cas6e gene encoding type I-E CRISPR-associated protein Cas6/Cse3/CasE has translation MYLSRVELDLTRRSTMEALAAPQKLHGAVESAFAGERRRRLWRLDRLGERLYLLLLSEDAPDLSGVVEQFGTGAAAETRSYDPLLERVVPGSCWQFRLTANPTKSRKDPKAPAERGSVMAHCSTKYQKQWLLDRAAKHGFALREEEFTVTRVQWQRFAKRGTRPVTLLAVTYEGVLQVTDAEQFRAMLCQGMGRGKAYGLGLMTVMRGGN, from the coding sequence ATGTATTTATCACGGGTAGAACTCGATCTCACCCGCCGCAGCACCATGGAAGCACTGGCCGCACCGCAGAAGCTGCATGGCGCAGTGGAAAGCGCCTTTGCAGGGGAGCGCCGCCGCAGACTGTGGCGGCTGGACCGTCTGGGAGAGCGGCTGTATCTGCTTCTCCTCAGCGAGGACGCGCCGGACCTGTCCGGCGTGGTGGAGCAGTTTGGCACCGGGGCGGCGGCCGAGACCCGCAGTTATGACCCGCTTTTGGAGCGGGTGGTGCCGGGAAGCTGCTGGCAGTTCCGGCTGACCGCAAACCCCACCAAAAGCCGCAAAGACCCCAAGGCACCCGCAGAGCGGGGGAGCGTGATGGCCCACTGCTCGACGAAGTATCAGAAGCAGTGGCTGCTGGATCGGGCGGCAAAGCACGGCTTTGCCCTGCGGGAGGAGGAATTTACCGTGACCCGAGTGCAGTGGCAGCGCTTTGCCAAGCGCGGCACCCGGCCAGTGACCCTGCTGGCCGTGACCTACGAGGGTGTTTTGCAGGTGACGGATGCAGAGCAGTTCCGGGCGATGCTGTGTCAGGGGATGGGGCGCGGCAAGGCCTATGGCCTTGGACTGATGACCGTCATGCGCGGAGGAAACTGA
- the cas5e gene encoding type I-E CRISPR-associated protein Cas5/CasD, whose translation MATLLLRLAAPLQAWGADSKFETRKTNREPTKSGVIGLLAAALGLRRDESEGLARLTGLRFGVRVEREGQLLVDYHTAKTQDEKNSYVTYRHYLQDAVFLAGLESEDTALLLQLQDALQHPAFPLYLGRRSCPPALPLCLGLRQGSLQEVLQTEPPLCPGKLCRMVLDADPQEPGAAVQRDVPVSFDPHHRQYGYRSAQELWLTMSDGPESTGHDPFREL comes from the coding sequence ATGGCAACGCTGTTGCTTCGGCTGGCAGCGCCTTTGCAGGCGTGGGGCGCGGACTCCAAATTTGAGACCCGTAAGACCAACCGGGAACCCACCAAGAGCGGCGTCATCGGCCTGCTGGCGGCGGCTCTGGGGCTGCGGCGGGACGAGAGCGAAGGGCTGGCCCGGCTGACCGGGCTGCGGTTCGGCGTCCGTGTGGAACGGGAAGGGCAGCTGCTGGTGGATTACCACACCGCAAAGACGCAGGATGAAAAGAACTCGTATGTGACCTATCGCCATTATTTGCAGGACGCCGTGTTTCTGGCCGGGCTGGAAAGCGAGGACACTGCCCTTTTGCTGCAGCTGCAGGATGCGCTGCAGCACCCGGCTTTTCCGCTGTATCTGGGCCGCCGATCCTGCCCGCCTGCCCTGCCCCTCTGTCTGGGGCTGCGGCAGGGCAGTTTGCAGGAGGTGCTGCAAACTGAACCGCCCCTGTGCCCGGGGAAGCTCTGCCGGATGGTGCTGGACGCCGACCCGCAGGAGCCGGGCGCGGCAGTGCAGAGGGATGTGCCGGTCTCTTTTGACCCACATCACCGGCAGTACGGCTACCGCTCGGCGCAGGAGCTTTGGCTGACCATGTCGGATGGCCCGGAGAGCACCGGGCATGACCCGTTCCGGGAATTGTAA
- the cas1e gene encoding type I-E CRISPR-associated endonuclease Cas1e, producing MDEMPGMIRPDLQALPQVKDRMTFLYLEHCTLGRQDGAITVTDEKGVVSIPAAGISVLLLGPGTRVTHRAMELMGDTGVGAVWVGEHGVRYYAHGRPLTTHSQLLLRQAELVTHTRKHLEVVRKMYQLRFPEEDISRLTMQQLRGREGSRVRQVYRKASKDTGVPWNGRLYRPEDFSAGDAVNQALSAGHACLYGLAHAVIVALGCAPGLGFVHVGHECSFVYDIADLYKAEVTIPIAFEVAAQAPEDLSSVVRRRVRDAMVEHHILERMVRDIRYLLLNADEPEAKQETVYLWDNKIGTVANGINYFEEEEGEETS from the coding sequence ATGGACGAGATGCCGGGCATGATCCGGCCCGACCTGCAGGCACTGCCGCAGGTAAAAGACCGGATGACTTTTCTGTATCTGGAGCACTGCACTCTTGGCCGACAGGACGGCGCGATCACGGTCACGGACGAAAAAGGGGTGGTCTCCATCCCGGCGGCGGGCATCTCGGTGCTGCTGCTGGGGCCGGGTACGCGAGTGACCCACCGCGCCATGGAGCTTATGGGCGACACCGGAGTGGGAGCTGTCTGGGTGGGAGAGCACGGCGTGCGGTATTACGCCCATGGCCGCCCGCTGACGACCCACTCGCAGCTGCTGCTGCGGCAGGCAGAGCTGGTCACTCACACCCGCAAGCATCTGGAGGTGGTGCGGAAAATGTATCAGCTCCGCTTTCCGGAGGAGGACATCTCTCGGCTGACCATGCAGCAGCTGCGGGGCCGCGAAGGCAGCCGTGTGCGGCAGGTGTACCGCAAAGCGTCCAAGGATACGGGCGTTCCGTGGAACGGCAGGCTGTACCGTCCGGAGGATTTTTCGGCGGGAGATGCAGTCAATCAGGCGCTTTCCGCCGGGCACGCCTGCCTGTACGGTCTGGCGCACGCGGTGATCGTGGCGCTGGGGTGTGCACCGGGCCTCGGCTTTGTCCATGTGGGGCACGAGTGCTCTTTTGTGTACGACATTGCAGACCTGTACAAGGCCGAAGTGACGATCCCGATCGCCTTTGAGGTGGCGGCGCAGGCCCCGGAGGACCTGTCATCCGTGGTGCGCCGCCGGGTGCGGGATGCCATGGTGGAGCACCATATTCTGGAGCGGATGGTGCGCGATATTCGGTATCTGCTCCTGAATGCAGACGAGCCGGAAGCAAAGCAGGAGACCGTTTACCTGTGGGACAACAAGATAGGCACCGTGGCCAACGGCATCAACTATTTTGAGGAAGAGGAAGGTGAGGAGACATCGTAG
- the casA gene encoding type I-E CRISPR-associated protein Cse1/CasA, whose translation MKEIEFDLLTEPWIRVRLKDNTVQEVSLTEALVSAQDYVDLAGEMPTQDAAVLRLLLAVLFTVFSRVNVKGEPEPLEKRGQALRRWSELWQLGHFPAEPIRDYLEQWKDRFWLFHPTHPFWQVPEARIGTEYGAAKLNGEMSESSNKLRLFPLYAGQSKEQLSYPQAARWLLCVNGYDDTSAKPKGKGLPSVGAGWLGKIGFIQAQGNSLYETLMLNLTLLRDGRECWGENKPCWELEVPKSAERTGICCPDNPAELLTLQSRRLLLHRTGENVDGFYLLGGDFFPRENAFAEQMTIWRTKPIKKNEPVVFVPHRHDPSKQFWREFPAVFCQDSGHRPGLVCWIEALQDKRLRFLNPRRKIHFRISGVQYGDKDFFVNDSFSDSLTFQAGLLDELSRPWTVRINQEVERCEKAAESIGVLCKELKLAGGLDYNQVKGFKETQKVTEDARAQFYFAVDQPFRQWLQEIDPEQDDPDEAVLRWQAQARSIAEKLGKQMVMEAGNAALKGHRIAVGDKKTERTILYTSPKAYNRFRASLWEIYPKTEP comes from the coding sequence ATGAAGGAGATCGAATTTGACCTGTTGACCGAACCATGGATACGGGTACGGCTGAAGGACAATACGGTGCAGGAGGTGTCCCTGACCGAGGCGCTGGTGTCGGCGCAGGACTATGTGGATCTTGCGGGTGAGATGCCGACACAGGATGCCGCCGTGCTGCGGCTGCTGCTGGCGGTGCTGTTTACTGTGTTCTCCCGCGTGAATGTAAAAGGCGAGCCAGAACCTTTGGAAAAAAGAGGTCAGGCGTTGCGGCGATGGAGCGAGCTGTGGCAGCTGGGGCATTTCCCGGCAGAACCTATCCGGGACTATCTGGAACAGTGGAAGGACCGCTTCTGGCTCTTCCACCCGACGCACCCCTTCTGGCAGGTGCCGGAAGCAAGAATCGGCACGGAGTATGGGGCGGCCAAGCTCAACGGCGAAATGTCGGAAAGTAGCAATAAACTTCGGCTCTTTCCGCTGTATGCAGGGCAGAGCAAGGAGCAGCTGAGTTATCCGCAGGCGGCGCGGTGGCTGCTGTGCGTGAACGGTTATGACGATACCTCTGCGAAGCCCAAAGGAAAAGGCTTGCCGTCCGTCGGTGCCGGATGGCTGGGCAAGATCGGCTTTATTCAGGCACAGGGCAACAGCCTGTATGAAACGCTGATGCTGAACCTTACACTGTTGCGTGATGGACGGGAATGCTGGGGAGAAAACAAGCCCTGTTGGGAATTGGAAGTGCCAAAAAGTGCGGAGCGAACTGGAATTTGCTGCCCGGACAATCCGGCAGAGCTGCTCACCCTGCAATCCCGAAGGCTGCTGTTGCACAGGACGGGGGAGAACGTGGATGGGTTCTATTTGCTGGGAGGCGATTTCTTTCCCAGAGAAAACGCCTTTGCCGAGCAGATGACCATCTGGCGCACGAAACCGATAAAGAAAAATGAGCCGGTGGTGTTCGTGCCCCACCGCCACGACCCATCCAAGCAGTTCTGGCGGGAGTTCCCGGCGGTCTTTTGTCAGGACAGCGGGCATCGCCCGGGCCTTGTATGTTGGATCGAAGCATTGCAGGATAAGAGACTGAGGTTTCTGAATCCTCGCAGGAAGATCCATTTTCGAATCTCTGGGGTTCAGTATGGGGATAAGGACTTTTTTGTAAACGATTCTTTCAGCGACAGCCTGACCTTTCAGGCGGGGCTACTGGACGAACTGAGCAGGCCATGGACGGTGCGGATAAATCAGGAAGTAGAGCGCTGCGAGAAGGCCGCAGAGAGCATTGGAGTCCTGTGCAAGGAGCTGAAGCTTGCCGGAGGACTGGACTACAATCAGGTGAAAGGCTTCAAAGAAACGCAGAAAGTGACAGAAGATGCCCGTGCACAGTTCTACTTTGCAGTGGACCAGCCCTTCCGGCAGTGGCTGCAGGAGATCGACCCGGAGCAGGACGACCCGGACGAGGCAGTGCTGCGCTGGCAGGCACAGGCGCGCAGCATCGCGGAAAAGCTGGGAAAACAGATGGTGATGGAGGCCGGAAATGCCGCCCTGAAGGGACACCGCATTGCGGTTGGGGACAAAAAGACCGAGCGCACCATCCTGTATACATCGCCAAAGGCCTATAATCGTTTCCGCGCAAGTCTTTGGGAGATCTATCCCAAAACAGAACCATAA
- the cas7e gene encoding type I-E CRISPR-associated protein Cas7/Cse4/CasC, whose product MKKRLYVDFHVLQTVPPSCINRDDTGSPKTAMYGGVLRARVSSQAWKHAMRKDFAENTPLDVGKRTKKAAELVKEQILALDSELDADKLAKKALENTGIKSDDKGTKALFFMSTAQAKALAALAVAGSTDKKEYQKALRAAPSMDMALFGRMVADDPSLNYDAAAQVAHSISTHAVKNEYDYFTAVDDCPAEDNAGAGHLGTVEYNSSTLYRYATVNVLELAGQLGAEQAAETVRAFGEAFLFSMPTGKQNTFANRTLPDAVYVTIREDQPVNLCGAFERAVSRGEQGGYAEASKAALAQYAQQVYASFAEAPAQSFTVGGGLEALAPAQTAKAMLDALEKAVRDALSGNEVE is encoded by the coding sequence ATGAAAAAGCGCCTGTATGTTGATTTTCACGTTTTGCAGACCGTCCCGCCCAGCTGCATCAACCGGGACGACACCGGCAGCCCCAAAACGGCCATGTACGGCGGCGTGCTCCGGGCCAGAGTCTCCTCGCAGGCGTGGAAGCACGCCATGCGCAAAGACTTTGCGGAAAATACCCCGCTGGATGTGGGCAAGCGCACCAAAAAGGCGGCAGAGCTGGTGAAGGAGCAGATCCTTGCGCTGGACTCGGAACTGGATGCAGACAAGCTGGCAAAGAAAGCACTGGAAAATACGGGGATCAAGAGCGACGACAAGGGCACCAAGGCCTTGTTCTTCATGAGCACTGCGCAGGCAAAAGCGCTGGCAGCGCTGGCTGTGGCAGGCAGCACCGACAAAAAAGAATACCAAAAGGCTTTGAGAGCGGCTCCCTCGATGGATATGGCGTTGTTTGGCCGCATGGTGGCAGATGATCCCTCCCTGAACTATGACGCCGCAGCGCAGGTGGCGCACAGCATCTCCACCCATGCGGTGAAGAACGAGTACGATTACTTTACCGCAGTGGATGATTGTCCGGCAGAGGACAACGCCGGTGCAGGCCATCTGGGCACAGTGGAGTACAACTCCTCCACCCTGTACCGCTATGCCACAGTGAACGTGTTGGAGCTGGCCGGGCAGCTAGGCGCAGAGCAGGCCGCAGAAACGGTACGGGCTTTCGGCGAGGCGTTTCTGTTCTCCATGCCCACCGGCAAACAGAACACCTTTGCAAACCGCACCCTGCCGGATGCGGTGTATGTGACCATCCGGGAAGATCAGCCGGTGAACCTGTGCGGCGCATTCGAGCGTGCGGTGTCCCGCGGCGAGCAGGGAGGCTATGCCGAGGCTTCCAAGGCTGCGCTGGCCCAGTATGCGCAGCAGGTGTATGCCAGCTTTGCCGAGGCTCCGGCCCAGAGCTTTACTGTGGGCGGCGGGCTGGAAGCACTGGCTCCGGCACAGACGGCAAAAGCCATGCTGGACGCGCTGGAAAAGGCTGTCCGGGATGCGCTGTCCGGAAATGAGGTGGAGTAA
- a CDS encoding C69 family dipeptidase: MMSFKKIAAAVMAAAMTLAVVPSAFACTALYVGSDLTEDGTTMFGRIEDLGTNDNNKLFYVSAAGNHKAGEVYDGCYGFTYTFTHDSYSYTARRDDNTSGVCPDCDGTHDHTPYEEAGTNEKGVMVSATESLYGKDAALAVDPYVDDGIEEAEITTVLLSEAGTAREGVALLTSIYENAGAAGGSGVFIGDQNETWFVENLTGHTYVALKLPDSVVFMQPNVSAIGKIDLDDTDNVIASADAISVAQKAGTFVGDAAANVIDWNASYNNEDNARMPAGLNYLNGVDTYTEDNYTEADYAMSNIGGDGSIVPLYSNIKLTKKFGVEDALNFFRVEPIGKTNNVETHLFQVSSTGELDTAIVEWTAFDDDVYNAFVPYYPLLTTDTADVYKYSPAKVVRSDEQPTEGVWYKDQKGRYYTYPEDWTKSFYGARDALSNLLTYGDVSEKDKAAAKADYAALQKDIMEEFAEMKAAVAAADTKEAKQAAATTASNKMSEKVYEKTVKMYNKLQKKQEVRAWFGSLLNKNS; the protein is encoded by the coding sequence ATGATGTCTTTTAAGAAAATCGCTGCGGCGGTCATGGCGGCTGCCATGACGCTGGCCGTAGTGCCTTCGGCTTTTGCCTGCACGGCGCTCTACGTCGGCAGTGACCTCACGGAGGACGGCACGACGATGTTCGGCCGCATCGAGGATCTGGGAACCAACGACAACAACAAGCTGTTCTATGTCAGCGCAGCCGGGAATCACAAGGCAGGCGAGGTCTACGATGGCTGCTACGGCTTCACCTACACCTTCACCCACGACAGCTACAGCTACACAGCGCGCCGTGACGACAATACCTCGGGCGTCTGCCCGGACTGCGACGGCACCCACGACCACACGCCGTATGAGGAGGCTGGCACCAACGAGAAGGGCGTCATGGTCTCTGCCACCGAGTCGCTGTACGGCAAGGACGCTGCCCTTGCAGTTGACCCCTATGTGGACGACGGCATCGAGGAGGCCGAGATCACCACGGTCCTGCTCAGCGAGGCAGGCACGGCCCGCGAAGGCGTCGCCCTGCTGACATCCATCTATGAAAACGCCGGTGCAGCCGGTGGTTCCGGCGTATTCATCGGCGACCAGAACGAGACGTGGTTCGTCGAGAACCTGACGGGCCACACCTACGTCGCCCTCAAGCTTCCAGACAGCGTCGTGTTTATGCAGCCGAACGTCTCGGCCATCGGCAAGATCGACCTCGACGACACGGATAACGTCATCGCATCGGCAGATGCCATCTCCGTCGCACAGAAAGCCGGTACCTTCGTGGGCGATGCAGCGGCGAACGTCATCGACTGGAACGCTTCCTATAATAATGAGGACAACGCCCGGATGCCGGCCGGTCTGAACTATCTGAACGGCGTCGATACCTACACCGAGGACAACTACACCGAAGCAGACTACGCGATGAGCAACATCGGCGGGGACGGCAGCATCGTCCCGCTCTACTCCAACATCAAGCTGACCAAGAAATTCGGCGTCGAAGACGCGCTCAACTTCTTTAGGGTCGAACCCATCGGCAAGACCAACAACGTCGAGACCCACCTGTTTCAGGTCAGCTCCACCGGCGAGCTGGATACGGCCATCGTCGAGTGGACGGCCTTTGACGACGACGTGTACAACGCCTTCGTCCCGTACTATCCGCTGCTGACCACCGACACGGCAGATGTCTACAAGTACTCTCCCGCGAAGGTCGTCCGCTCGGACGAGCAGCCCACCGAGGGTGTTTGGTACAAGGACCAGAAGGGCAGATACTACACCTACCCGGAGGACTGGACCAAGTCCTTCTACGGCGCACGGGATGCCCTGTCGAACCTGCTGACCTACGGCGATGTCTCCGAGAAGGACAAGGCTGCGGCCAAGGCAGACTATGCCGCCCTCCAGAAGGACATCATGGAGGAGTTTGCAGAGATGAAGGCTGCTGTCGCTGCTGCCGATACGAAGGAAGCAAAGCAGGCTGCCGCCACCACTGCAAGCAACAAGATGAGCGAGAAGGTCTACGAAAAGACCGTCAAAATGTACAATAAGCTTCAGAAGAAGCAGGAGGTCCGCGCATGGTTCGGGTCTCTGCTGAATAAAAACTCTTAA
- the casB gene encoding type I-E CRISPR-associated protein Cse2/CasB — translation MKTQDVRTYTEQRLRRLQNLPDNQRRAELAKLRRGVGHRPGELPELWGSFLLGMPEGFQGNNGPSHAEWAIYLALTLYAVHQQGNDQPMNRQHSTLGWAVRQLAERNTSAGQDWTEASVLRRFNALATAEEITEISHHLRGMVQLLSAAKGGAIPLDYPQLAVDLYELQCTDPQYTQIPANVRLRWGQDLYCETKNASSEEEEKEN, via the coding sequence ATGAAAACACAGGACGTCAGAACGTATACAGAGCAGCGGCTGCGCAGGCTTCAGAACCTGCCGGACAACCAGCGGCGGGCCGAGCTGGCAAAGCTGCGGCGGGGCGTCGGACACCGGCCCGGCGAGCTGCCGGAGCTGTGGGGGAGTTTCCTGCTGGGAATGCCGGAAGGCTTTCAGGGTAACAACGGCCCCTCCCACGCAGAGTGGGCGATCTACCTTGCCCTGACCCTGTACGCCGTACATCAGCAGGGGAATGACCAGCCCATGAACCGCCAGCACAGCACGCTGGGGTGGGCTGTGCGGCAGCTGGCAGAGCGGAATACTTCTGCCGGACAGGACTGGACCGAGGCCAGCGTGCTCCGGCGGTTCAACGCACTGGCCACCGCAGAAGAGATCACCGAGATCAGCCACCATCTGAGGGGGATGGTCCAGCTGTTGAGCGCGGCAAAGGGTGGCGCGATCCCGCTGGACTATCCGCAGCTTGCGGTGGACCTGTATGAATTGCAGTGCACCGACCCGCAGTACACACAGATCCCCGCCAACGTCCGTCTGCGGTGGGGCCAAGACCTGTACTGCGAAACGAAGAATGCATCGTCGGAAGAGGAAGAAAAGGAGAATTGA